From the genome of Mucilaginibacter paludis DSM 18603:
ATCCCTCCTGGGGGATGGATCTCCGGGTGCAGTATATGATCGCCTATGGTTTTGCTTACCTGATGGGGGCCTATATCCCTTTTTATTTTTATAAGGTTTACCGGTTGGAGGGCCTGCGTTTTTATGCGACCTGGGGTGTCGGCCTGTTTACGTTGTTGCCCTATCTGGTGTTTGATGTGGTGGCTTATGCACTCAATAATGACCTTGTGGGTGACCGGGAACTGGGTGTTTTAGTACCGGCAGCTTATGGCCTGATAGTTTTAGCGGTAATGCTGCGCGCGATCATTTCCAAATTCCGGGCAACAGGTAAACGCCGCCAGTTTCGTTGTGAATTATTGGTATGGGCGGCAATCGTGCCCTGGGAAGCCATGTCGGTATTTGCTTTTTACCCGGTGCCGCAATGGGTGCGCATCGGTTTGGGGAACTTAGGCTGGCTGACGATCACTTTTTTGCAGTTGCGCAACGCCATTCGTTTATCCTGGCACGAACACCAAAAGCTCCGGGGGCTGCATCTGGAAATCAGCCGTGAGCAATTGTTGCTGATTTGCCGGGATCAGGGTTTGTCAGAACGCATCGCCGACGTCGCCTGGCTTTGGGCAGGAGGCTCCAGTAAACAAGCCATCGGGGATGCGTTGTTTATTTCCAGGGATACCGTAAAGACCCATATCAGCAAACTGTACAAAACACTGGAG
Proteins encoded in this window:
- a CDS encoding helix-turn-helix transcriptional regulator; translated protein: MNILGTQMHWLTAVLIGVETILFFVQLFHFLNRPGDRQRLWYLLLLGLLIKFNISNGLLPDPSWGMDLRVQYMIAYGFAYLMGAYIPFYFYKVYRLEGLRFYATWGVGLFTLLPYLVFDVVAYALNNDLVGDRELGVLVPAAYGLIVLAVMLRAIISKFRATGKRRQFRCELLVWAAIVPWEAMSVFAFYPVPQWVRIGLGNLGWLTITFLQLRNAIRLSWHEHQKLRGLHLEISREQLLLICRDQGLSERIADVAWLWAGGSSKQAIGDALFISRDTVKTHISKLYKTLEVNSLEELIRKLNLLGKKLS